A single Pseudomonas brassicacearum DNA region contains:
- a CDS encoding endonuclease/exonuclease/phosphatase family protein — MNRPQTGETTREPTQQQPQVLDRVSHFTVLTVNTHKGFTALNRRFILPELREAVRSVSADVVFLQEVHGTHEHHPQRYSNWPSMPQYEFLADSLWPQFAYGRNAVYPAGDHGNALLSKFEIIRHDNLDVSISGHENRGMLHSVLRLPGDGPHVHAICVHLGLREGHRVEQLKLLCQRLSELPPDAPVIVAGDFNDWRGKASELLEPCGLREVFAEQWGKPARSFPARLPVLRLDRIYVRNLKARHPKVLSVRPWSHLSDHAPLSVEIQL; from the coding sequence ATGAACCGCCCGCAAACCGGCGAAACAACTCGCGAGCCGACCCAGCAACAGCCCCAGGTTCTCGACCGGGTCAGCCACTTCACCGTGCTGACGGTCAACACCCACAAGGGTTTCACCGCCCTGAACCGGCGCTTCATCCTGCCGGAACTGCGCGAAGCGGTGCGCAGTGTGTCCGCCGATGTGGTGTTTTTGCAGGAAGTCCACGGCACCCATGAACACCACCCCCAGCGCTACAGCAACTGGCCGAGCATGCCGCAATACGAGTTCCTGGCCGATAGCCTCTGGCCGCAGTTCGCCTACGGGCGCAACGCGGTGTACCCGGCGGGCGACCACGGCAACGCGCTGTTGTCGAAATTCGAGATCATCCGCCACGACAACCTGGACGTGTCCATCAGTGGCCATGAAAACCGCGGCATGCTCCACAGCGTGCTGCGCCTGCCGGGCGATGGACCGCACGTGCATGCCATTTGCGTGCACTTGGGGCTGCGCGAAGGTCATCGTGTCGAGCAACTCAAGCTGCTTTGCCAGCGCTTGAGCGAACTGCCGCCCGACGCGCCGGTTATCGTTGCCGGCGACTTCAACGACTGGCGCGGCAAGGCCAGCGAACTGCTCGAACCCTGCGGCCTGCGGGAAGTGTTCGCCGAACAGTGGGGCAAACCGGCCCGCAGCTTTCCGGCGCGCCTGCCAGTCCTGCGCCTGGACCGCATCTACGTGCGCAACCTCAAGGCCCGTCATCCCAAGGTGTTGAGCGTCCGACCCTGGTCGCACCTCTCCGACCACGCACCGCTGTCGGTGGAGATCCAATTATGA